One genomic window of Amphiura filiformis chromosome 3, Afil_fr2py, whole genome shotgun sequence includes the following:
- the LOC140147082 gene encoding hyalin-like, whose product MVSDNSGVAPSVTSSHQSGDTFPMGQTAVSYTATDFFGNTAMYSFIVIVADNELPVWNGMPSDVTQNNDLNQPTAVITWTEPTATDNSGVVSLPSDYQSGDRFAIGVTIVTYTAVDGSANEATAHFIITIIDDVDPVFDVFPSPELRQVTDTGVNTAVVIWTEPMVSDNSGVPPSVTSSHQPGDTIAVGQTVVSYTATDSSGNTAMYSFIVIVAGNGYTAR is encoded by the exons ATggtttcggataactctggagtAGCTCCGTCGGTAACATCATCACATCAATCTGGCGATACCTTTCCTATGGGGCAAACAGCTGTGTCATATACAGCCACTGATTTTTTCGGAAATACTGCCATGTATTCTTTTATCGTTATTGTTGCAG ACAATGAACTACCTGTTTGGAATGGCATGCCAAGTGATGTGACACAAAACAACGATCTCAACCAGCCTACAGCAGTCATTACATGGACAGAACCTAcagctactgataactctggtgTAGTATCGTTGCCGTCTGATTATCAATCTGGTGATAGATTCGCTATTGGTGTTACTATAGTGACCTATACTGCAGTAGATGGATCGGCAAATGAGGCAACAgcacattttattattactattatag ATGATGTTGATCCAGTTTTTGACGTCTTTCCCTCACCTGAATTACGACAGGTTACAGACACAGGGGTTAATACGGCAGTGGTCATCTGGACAGAGCCAATGGTTTCGGATAACTCCGGAGTACCTCCATCGGTAACGTCATCACATCAACCAGGTGACACCATTGCTGTGGGGCAAACTGTTGTGTCATATACAGCTACGGATTCCTCCGGGAATACTGCCATGTATTCTTTTATCGTTATTGTTGCAGGTAATGGTTACACAGCGCGTTAA